The proteins below come from a single Eucalyptus grandis isolate ANBG69807.140 chromosome 3, ASM1654582v1, whole genome shotgun sequence genomic window:
- the LOC108958698 gene encoding uncharacterized protein LOC108958698 yields MMKMLREERRMKTNVYSNEDGAKGDVSCPNEDSNSASVGGESETHGNSSVDDSELGRGNAECFEATTSIAEEDLDNVKKQVELHEKPRDEETITLEHYEEEIFLNTLNKSCQLKSASAKHGKRQRDDDHASHANTTTKNSTRGQQSGIPQHVTRRTTRQAAKKQPPVEAAALPVEAVGPSRKKKKNDSKQVNPIRRSARLMKGPTGGTSDIVHLD; encoded by the exons atgatgaagatgttaAGGGAGGAACGGAGAATGAAGACTAACGTGTATTCCAATGAGGATGGGGCTAAGGGGGACGTTTCATGTCCTAATGAAGACTCAAACTCTGCATCTGTGGGTGGTGAAAGCGAAACTCATGGCAACTCCTCCGTTGATGATTCCGAGTTAGGGCGGGGCAATGCTGAATGTTTTGAGGCTACGACGTCAATTGCAGAAGAAGATTTAGACAATGTTAAAAAACAGGTGGAGCTTCACGAAAAACCTAGAGATGAGGAAACAATAACTTTGGAGCATTACGAAGAGGAGATTTTTCTGAATACATTAAACAAA TCATGTCAGCTCAAGAGTGCAAGTGCTAAACACGGCAAGAGGCAGAGAGATGATGATCATGCAAGCCACGCCAACACCACAACAAAGAACTCTACTCGTGGCCAGCAGAGTGGCATTCCCCAGCATGTTACAAGAAGGACAACAAGACAAGCAGCAAAAAAACAACCACCAGTTGAAGCAGCAGCACTTCCCGTTGAAGCAGTAGGcccatcaagaaaaaagaaaaagaatgacagCAAGCAAGTCAATCCTATAAGAAGAAGTGCCAGGCTTATGAAAGGCCCAACTGGAGGGACAAGTGATATCGTGCATCTAGATTGA
- the LOC104440091 gene encoding disease resistance protein TAO1, with product MYGSPIEIRNEDFKRLPNLRFLDLKYGTYVGDFARCHSNLRWFSWSWEDHGMNKLDLDHGMNKLDLDFRASNLYLDKLVVCKLHGLDFKDDSKAWDLIKRAKNLKVLSITWCSGITTIPNISRCSALKRLTLVQCSSLKRIESFIGDLQSLIELKIIDCLNLIDLSKEVGALVKLNTFSLRHCRRLRELPDSLGNLTSLKELDLLEIIHSFRIKEAAEGSGIFVKP from the exons ATGTATGGTTCCCCCATAGAGATTAGAAAtgaagactttaaaaggttgCCGAACCTAAGATTCCTCGATTTAAAATATGGAACTTATGTTGGGGACTTTGCAAGGTgtcattcaaatttgagatggtTTTCTTGGAGTTGGGAGGATCATGGGATGAATAAACTCGATTTGGATCATGGGATGAACAAACTCGATTTGGATTTTAGGGCAAgcaatttgtatttggataagCTTGTTGTTTGTAAACTTCACGGCCTTGACTTCAAGGATGATTCAAAAGCATGGGACTTGATCAAG AGagcaaaaaatttgaaagttctatctATTACTTGGTGTTCTGGCATAACGACAATCCCAAACATCTCTAGATGCTCAGCTTTAAAGAGATTGACTCTTGTTCAATGCTCCAGTCTAAAGAGAATTGAAAGCTTCATTGGAGATCTACAATCCTTGATTGAGTTAAAGATTATAGATTGcttgaatttaattgatttgTCAAAAGAAGTGGGGGCACTGGTGAAGCTCAATACTTTCTCCTTGCGGCATTGTAGAAGGTTGAGAGAACTTCCAGACTCACTTGGGAATTTGACCTCATTGAAAGAGTTAGATTTGTTAG AGATTATCCATTCCTTTAGAATTAAGGAAGCTGCGGAAGGAAGTGGAATCTTTGTCAAGCCCTAG
- the LOC120292011 gene encoding TMV resistance protein N-like, with protein MRRIRETLSNKKVLVVLDDIDKKELINNLIGNSKLYPGSRIIVTTRNTCVLEVEGFKGETQQYEMLKMDAGSALQLFGWHAFSGDFPSDDYRQLSSDIVSTTGELPLAIQVIGSLLKGKRQEIWEETLEKLRNVPTKEILEKLRISYDDLEEHQKQNFLDIACFFVNENKTDAIYMWIDCEFYPKGGIEVLMDRCLIKILDNDNFWMHDQLIALGRQIVREDSQDDYGKQSRLWIPEEALQIIRTEKVS; from the coding sequence ATGAGGAGGATTAGAGAAACACTCAGCAATAAGAAGGTCCTGGTGGTTTTGGATGACATTGATAAGAAAGAGCTCATTAATAATCTAATAGGAAATTCCAAATTATATCCAGGATCTAGGATAATCGTTACAACAAGAAACACTTGTGTTCTAGAAGTTGAGGGATTTAAGGGTGAAACTCAACAGTATGAGATGTTAAAGATGGATGCCGGTTCTGCACTTCAGCTTTTTGGTTGGCATGCCTTTAGTGGAGACTTTCCTTCGGATGATTATCGCCAGCTTTCAAGTGACATTGTCTCAACTACGGGAGAGCTTCCATTAGCTATTCAAGTGATAGGTTCATTGCTCAAGGGGAAACGCCAAGAAATTTGGGAAGAGACATTGGAAAAGTTAAGGAATGTTCCTACGAAAGAGATTTTAGAGAAGTTAAGGATTAGCTATGATGATCTAGAAGAacatcaaaaacaaaattttcttgatatagcGTGCTTCTTTGTCAATGAGAATAAGACCGATGCAATTTACATGTGGATCGATTGTGAATTTTATCCAAAGGGAGGAATTGAAGTCCTTATGGATAGGTGCTTGATAAAGATATTAGACAATGATAACTtctggatgcatgatcaacttatAGCATTGGGGAGGCAAATTGTCCGTGAAGACAGTCAAGATGACTATGGAAAGCAGAGTAGATTGTGGATTCCAGAGGAGGCCCTTCAAATCATAAGAACCGAAAAGGTAAGTTAA